TTTACTGTTTCGTCCCACTTGTTCTAGAGTAAAATGCGCATCTAGAGCAAAGGCTTGTATTTTAGTAAGTATAGAGTAATTTCTATTGATGTGTCCCCAACGGGTTTGTACAACACCAATTTCAGAATCTTTAAAATAAGGAACCGTTTGTTTTAACCAGTCTTTTTTAGGAAGAAAATCAGAATCGAAAATGGCAATAAACTCACCTTTAGCAATTTCTAAGCCTTCTTTTAAGGCACCTGCTTTAAACCCGACTCTATTTGTACGGGTAATGTGTTTAATATCTAAACCTGTTGCTTTAAGTGCTTCTACTTGAGCTCTTGTAGTTTCGACGGTTTCATCTGTAGAATCGTCTAAAACCTGAATTTCTAATTTGTCATTTGGATAATCAATTTCTGCTATATTATCCAGTAACCGCTGCATAACATACATTTCATTGTAAACAGGAAGTTGTATGGTAACATAAGGAATTTCATCAGGATTGGATAAATCGAATTTTACAGATTTATCGGTTTTTCTTTTTGCCGATAAGTAATTGAAAAGTAAGTTAAGTTGTGCCAATGCATACATTAAAATAAGTAGTAATGCAATGGTGTAAATTGTAATTATTATGCTCTCTAAAATCATTTCTTTATGCTGTATTTAAAAATCCATCCCAAGATTTTTGCGCCTGCAAATATAGCTCCTTTTACCGTACCAGACACTTTTGAGACGCCTATTCTGTTTCTATAATTAACAGGGATTTCTGTGTAAGATAATTTTTGCTTTAAAGCCTTTAGTTGCATCTCTACAGTCCAACCGTAAGTTTTATCCTCCATGTTAAGAGCTAGTAACTTATTGTATTTTATGGCTCTAAATGGTCCGAGATCTGTAAATTTAGCGTTAAAAAACAAGCTCATTAAGGTTGTTGCTAGCCAATTTCCAAAAATTTGTGGCATAGTCATCGACCCAACTTCTCTTAATTCTTTTATACGGGCTCCAATAACAAAATCTAAATTATCATTAATTATAGGTGCAACTATTTTAGTAAGCTCCTCTGGGTAATCGCTATAATCACCATCTAGAAACACAATAATATCTGGTTTTTTAGTTTGGTTAGCAATATACTCCATGCCTTTTAAACAAGCATATCCATAACCTTTATTTGTTTCTTTTAAAACGGTAGCACCTGCATTTCTCGCATTAATTTCTGTATCATCCGTAGAGTTGTTGCTTACCACAATAACTTCGTTAACAATTTCAGGAATGGCTTTAATAACGTGTGTAATGGAATCTGCTTCGTTGTAAGCAGGAATTATGACTTTTATTTGGGTCATCTTAAATTAAGTAGGTTGTTTTCTTTTTTAAAATCTTTTAGGTTGTACCATTCTTTAATTTTTTTACCAGCATTGTATTTGCTAGCAGAAATAATATCGCCGTTTTTATACTTTAAGCAATACCCATTTTTCTGATTAAATTTAAGTTGACACTTGTGGTTAACCTGTCCTGAATGGTCATAAAACACCCACCAATTTGTTTTTTTTCCGTTAACAAAGTGGCCTTCGCTTTCTTTTAATCCATTTGGGGCGTAAAAATACCAATATTCTATAGGATTATTGTTTGAAAAATGACCTTCTTTTTTAATTTGACCATTATCGTAGTAAAATTTCCAATAATCTTCTTTTTTATCCTGCTTAACCCAGCCTTCAGATTCTAAACTTCCGTTTTCGTAAAATGTTTTTACATAAGTCTCATTGTCAAAACTATTGAAAGACATAGAAACTAAAAGCAGGTAGCAGATATATTTCATTATTTTTTATTTACTAAATCCATTAAATCAACATCGTTACCAAGTAAAACATCTGTTGGATTTATACGGCCTTCTTCTGGTCCGTTTTCTAATTTTAAAACACCTCTTGGGCAAACAGCAGAACAAACTCCACAACCTACACAACTAGAGCGCACAATGTTTTCTCCTTTTTGTGCATAAGCTCTAACATCAATACCTTGCTCGCAGTAAGTAGAACAGTTTCCACAAGAAATACATTGTCCTCCGTTTGTAGTAATTCTAAATCTAGATTTAAAACGTTGTACAAAACCTAAATATGCAGCTAAAGGGCATCCAAAACGACACCAAACACGGTTACCGAAAATAGGGTAGAAGCCTGTACCAATTACACCAG
The window above is part of the Algibacter sp. L3A6 genome. Proteins encoded here:
- a CDS encoding glycosyltransferase family 2 protein — translated: MTQIKVIIPAYNEADSITHVIKAIPEIVNEVIVVSNNSTDDTEINARNAGATVLKETNKGYGYACLKGMEYIANQTKKPDIIVFLDGDYSDYPEELTKIVAPIINDNLDFVIGARIKELREVGSMTMPQIFGNWLATTLMSLFFNAKFTDLGPFRAIKYNKLLALNMEDKTYGWTVEMQLKALKQKLSYTEIPVNYRNRIGVSKVSGTVKGAIFAGAKILGWIFKYSIKK
- a CDS encoding toxin-antitoxin system YwqK family antitoxin, whose amino-acid sequence is MKYICYLLLVSMSFNSFDNETYVKTFYENGSLESEGWVKQDKKEDYWKFYYDNGQIKKEGHFSNNNPIEYWYFYAPNGLKESEGHFVNGKKTNWWVFYDHSGQVNHKCQLKFNQKNGYCLKYKNGDIISASKYNAGKKIKEWYNLKDFKKENNLLNLR